A segment of the Arachis hypogaea cultivar Tifrunner chromosome 5, arahy.Tifrunner.gnm2.J5K5, whole genome shotgun sequence genome:
TTTGGCTATATGTTTTCTTCTTGTAACACACATATTGATTACATTACAAAGATAACAAAACCATTAGAAATAAGAAGAAACAACCAAACATGACGTTCTATGTTTATTCAATTGAGGAATTTAATGATGAACCCATGCAAAATTGCCTAACTTTTCTAGCAGAAATTATGTAAGAGCTACAGCTAATGTTGCTTTCTAATAAATATGGTGACTTATGGTCTCTCAAATGAAATCAGGACTATTTGGTGGATGCTTCTTGGCACTTTTAACTGGATATGTTGTAATGGCTCATCTTAGTGGCCTATATAAACCACAACAGGATTCACTTTACATGGAAACAGTCTATCCTGTACTTGGGTAAGAAAACCTACTTAGCACATGATATGTTATTTTAAGCTAAAAACTCACGTGCGGTTGTTTTGAtgtgaaattgataattaaaaattaattagattatttgacATATTTAACTAAATTCTTATCTAATGagctttaattatcaattttgcTTGAAAACAAATGCAGGGGAATTTCCACTTTATGTTAATTGCACCCAAGGTAAAACGTAATTTGAACCTACAACTTTGATTTAGTTCATGTGCGGTTTACTTTCTAAACGTTTAAGTGTGCAATGTGCCGCTTTATCATTATCAAATGGTAAAACCATTAAGgtagtgtttggtggagagacagataccgaaagactgagactgagagacagagacaaagagatagagactgaaataagttttagtattctgtttggtgctaaatgagagacaaaaattgaaacaagaataaaactctaatttaatttgcacaacggataaaattggaattaattaattaaaatgagaatattttaggtataaaatgttattaaagtttcagtctctgttTCTAAAAAtatcagtcccctgtgtccctacattTTGGAGGcattgaaatactgaaattttggagacagagacagaaattttagtaccagtctctgagccAATAAACATGATACTGTGTCTTAGTCTCTTtgtctctgtcccaatactgcaaaACAAACGGTACCTTAATGCTTTTACTCATTTATTCTTTCAAAATTATATGTTCTAGTCATACAATTATTCCTTAATCGAGGgtgattttggaaaaaaaaaatttgcaaatgTTCTTTTTGCACCATTTGATAAATTAAGATATCAAATTACACATTTTATTACGAGTTTAAGAAGTAACTTGTACACTAGTCATAAATTGTGTTTCTTTAAATAGTAGCATACTACTTGTGAACATAAATTGTTAAGTTGCTTTCTTGCGCCTTGTTTGTGCAGCTTGTTTAGCCTTATATTTCTACATTTCTTTCTTTATGGATGCAACATTGTGGCATGGAGAAAGACTCGTATAAACTACAGCTTCATATTCGAACTGGTTCCTACCAAGGAGCTAACGTACAGAGATATATTCTTGGTTTGTACAATGGCTATGACCATTGTAGTTGGGACAATGTTACTTCATTTGACTCTTCTAACAAAAGGCTATTCTTATGCCCAACTTCAACATATTCCAGGGCTTCTTATACTGGTAatttcaataaattatatatcCCATCCTAGTcgatatgaaaaataacaaaaatcaacAAATAATCTATCAAACTTGTGATGTGCTTTATTCTCAGGTAATGCGATGCTAGAAACTGAAATTTTTGTGAATAGTAAAGATTATTTCGTTTAAAAATTCTCTGGGTGTGTTACTGCTGAGAAGTTAGAACAAATCATATTTTATGTTAGGAAAAGTAGATGGAACTAACTAATAATCAGCCAAGAATggaacaacataattaattataattagttttattaatttataatttaatttgtttgttaaattattgttgaccacGTTCAAAACATGAGGGAAGATACGTTAGTGTTAGGAGATAATCACGGAACAGATCCTTTTATCATTCATTAGTTGGttctatataattaattatgttttattaatgcgtaacacatgaaacataaaaatcatatccaaaaccatccaatttacaagaaaaagaaacatccgtATGCCTATCAGTAGCAACATCTGATTAGAGTCACCGGTGCTTCTGGTTTACCAGTTGGCTAATTCTTGGCTTATATAGAGTTGGTTCCTAGCATTGTTGtttggatttggattctctaaagtttgaatttcactttagagagtaaagtgtctcaccattaatttcatagatgggaccaaaaataaatatgaaagagaaattatTCAAGGGTAGAACATCACACtttactttactctctaaagtgaaattcaaactgtAGAGAACCTAAATCCTTGTTGTTTATGTTATCATCCGTTTGTTACATGACACATTATTTATTcgacttatttttattaaaataaaatatgttaaaatttatgagaaaagcaagtaataactaataattaCCGTCTTAATCTTATTTTAATGAATATGTAGATCTAATAATATGGCATTTTCCGTAATAAATGAAtaagaaacaaaattataatttaataaaaaataataagaacttTGTGTCAGctataattttaagttttaacccttttttttttcttttcactacATGTGCAGGTGTTCTTACTAATGCTACTTTGCCCCTTCAACGTTATTTACCGATCAACCCGTTACCGTTTTCTTTGTACTATAAGAAACATAATTTTTTCACCACTTTACAAGGTAGGTTTCCGTGGTCTTAACTCTTAATTCTagggtaaaatatttttttttcttgaaatttagtaaaaattttaaaattatttttaaattttattttgttttaattttgtttcaaaaaatttttatttataccaAATATACTgagaactaattttttaaaaaatttatgattaattcagcaacacaaattttcaaaaacaacattTAATACAAACAATAGATATTATTATCATACATTATTACTAAATtgatattaaattttttgaaaatttagctctcaataatatatttgatgtaaataaaaaaaatttagaataaaattaaaaaaataaaataaaatattttaaaattttttgacaaattttaaagacaaaaaaatataatttattagtcTAATTCTAATATCATATCGTATCATATCATCATCAAGTATCATACACCACACAAAATTTTGGGAAGAGAAAAACAATGTTCAATAATAACTGGCTTCTCTCTTGTCCCTTCAGGTTGCCATGCAAGATTTTTTCGTGGCAGATCAACTTTGTAGtcaggtattattattattattattattattattattattattattattattattattagatttagaagaaaaaagaaatccTTAATGTTTGgaatttgttaattgttatttcaTTACTTTAACTTTTATAGGTGCCAATGCTGAGGAACCTCGAGTATGTGGCATGTTACTATATAAGTGGGAGTTACAAAACTCTAGACTATGGATACTGCACGAGGGAAAATTACTATAAAGACCTTGCTTATGCAGTGTCGTTTCTACCCTATTATTGGAGGGCTATGCAGGTAAATTACTTAGCTTTCATTCTGCTTTAAGCTTTCTTGAAGAAGCATATTCTCAAATCCACTACTTATCGCCGGTACTTATTGAATACTTGTTTGTaacttataatatttttaattagtaacaataatattaataataaacaaatagttatttaaattaaaaaaatagtttccaTAAAATATGAAATCGTGTAGTTAAACATTTGATCTGCTCTGAAATGATGAGATGAATACTATCAATCATATTATTAGTATTAGTAAACTTTATACCTCTtttcttacaatttttttttacctCTTTAGATGCTtttaattaaacattatttaAATTATGTTGATTTTACAAAAATgtcttcaaataattttaaaatactacAAAATTATCTAATATTGaatatgtatttttcaaaaaatactttAGACATTAAATTTTGATACGATTTTTTACAAGCATGAttataaaaatgagatattattattcttaaaatttgataattttttgctaagtataatttttttgtaattttttaaaagtattattagttattgaccagaaaatcataaaaaaatatatatacttaataaaaaattaccaaattttaaggataaaaatatctcatttttttaataatcatacttataaaaaattgcattaaaatccAATCTCTAAAGTattctttaaaaatatatatttactattgaatatttttgtcgcattttaaaattatttgagaatatttttgtcaataaaaaATTCGAGTACATTTTTATTAGCAACAAaattatttgaatatattttttgttgatttaatttttataaaataagtgatctcataataatattttttattttacactgACAAATAAATACATCTCTAATGATAGTTATAAGAATCAGATTGAACTGATCAGACTAATAGATAATCAGCCACCACACCGGTCAAATTCATGATAAAAACCAGTTGTTAGTGTATtggtaaaaaatgaaaaaaaatagattaaaaatgaTAAACCAATCGAATCAATTTAAGTTTTTTTAGTGATTAActagtttaaaataataaaacacgaaattttaaaatatatatatattttatgtataaatatattattttattaatttaattttaattttaattaaatttcaattaagcatttaaatatttaaatttctaaCTCTATAGGTTAGATGATCAGTCAATTTTCACAGTCTTATCCTAACTATTAATTAAGAATATAAAACGGTAATAAATGATCCTTAAACCCATCTTCGtggcatcatatatatatatatatatatatatatatatatatatatatatatatatatatatatataaacattaagATCCTAATCGTGGCTTTTATAAAAGAACAAGAGTTTAATTAAATATGGTTGCGGTAAAACTGATGTTATACAGTCATGAATTGAATTTGTAGTGTGCTAGAAGATGGTTTGATGAAGGGGAAAGAAGCCACCTAGTGAATCTTGGGAAATATGTGTCAGCAATGTTGGCAGCAGGTGCTAAAGTGGCTTATGAGAAAGATGGGAGTAATAATGTTGGATGGCTATGTGTTGTTGTCATCTTTTCAAGTGCAGCAACAGTGTATCAATTGTATTGGGACTTTGTAAGAGATTGGGGTTTGCTTCAATTCAATTCCAACAATCCATTGCTAAGGAATGAACTAATGCTTCGCAATAAAGCCATTTACTACTTTTccatggtatatatatatatgtatacatcatcatcatcagcctCCTCCTCCTCTCAAATAAATTTGTTCTGATACATATGATGAATGTTACTAGTAAAAGTGGTTAGAGCACCCATGACCAATATCCACTAACCAAATTGTtatgtgtaaaaaaaaaataaataaaaaaacattaaatCAATCATCAAATCAATTACTGAatattgtgtataaatatattttatattttaacatgtattttatactaacgAGTATTTTTTGATGTAGAGCTAGTTTTATTGATCCACCCAAAAGGTATAACTTAATTGAAACTAGCGAACTAACTATCATATTCTAAGATCTTACCACACATCTAGGTGTTAACGACAAGAAATGCAGATAAAACCATTATGTAATTAAAGAGAGATTCCTAATCTTGattggaataaaaagaaaaacgaaaataaaatagCAGGGGATTATTAAGAAGGCATTAGTGTCaaatcatgttttctttttcttctttctttttaattattttttgcattgcAAATATACAGGGCTCTCCACTGTTTAAAAGCTCTGATGATGACCATGGCAATTTCTGCAGGGATTAAATGTTATTCTGAGACTGGCATGGTTGCAAACTGTTGTCCATTCAACTTTTCAAGGCGTTGATTCTCGAGTAACAACATTGTTCTTAGCAGCTCTTGAAGTTATTAGACGAGGGATCTGGAATTTCTTCAGGTAAACGAGTTGATTAGTTccatttattttttacttatatgCTCCTTGTTTATATTTGCCATTCACAATAAAAtgtttattttcataaaaatgttctaacatttttcaaattGTTCGTCATTTTATTAGAATTTCATTTCATACAAATGCAAAGTTTATACTATatatatcttttagttttttacTCTATAATGTTTACTAACACTTTCTATTggaattcataaaaataattactacATTCTAACAATGAATTAAAGAGGGTATTATAATCTTGGAAGAATGCTTCATAAATAATTTCCCAAACACCTACTCAAATATtcacttaaaaagaaaaaagagaagtgcacttttttgtatatttatttagtgctatatatatatatatatatatatatatatatatatatatatatatatatatatatatatatatatatatatatatatccgttTTAATTTTGAGTAAATGTTGAAGAATTTATTTGCTAGTCATTTTCTTATTTACCtacaatattttatattataaaattctaGAACTCCTAATAATTTCCTAAAGAGTAAACCATGAAATATGTCATTGAATTATCAAGTAATTGATGACAAAAGTACCTTCCaaaattgttaataataaaaattcttttaaaattttttgaaaagcaaaaaaaatataaacaaattaaaataatttttttataactgaCGTACAACCtttttttatttgacaaattATTTGtgcatttgatttaaaattttataagaatatttgGACTACTagctatttaaaaataacatgcaaaaattcaaacaaaattttgattttcagatttttttatttcatcttttaaaattatttttgtcattaataaaaaaatgtaaaaaaatatttagcataaaattatcaaattttataaataacatttttcattttttaatcatAGTTACAAAAGAGGTATACAAATTTAATTTATGTGCAAAgtcctttttaaaatatatatttaatatttaaatattttttatattttaaaatatttttgtcattaaaaatttaaaagatatttttgtcaaTTGAAAGGGAGAGATTATGTCACATTACATACATATAATTTTCAATCATGAGTAATTTATTTCATGGAAAAGATTTAACAttgtataatattttttgttacacaGACTGGAGCATGAGCAGCTAAATAATGCTGGCAAATTTAGAGCAGTGAACATAGTACCACTTCCCTTTCATGAGGTTGATGAAGAAGACTAATAAAACCATTGTTATCTAGATGaatatttagaatatttttcTTCATTAAATTGATGTATTATTGATCAACTTGATTATTTCATCGGTTGATTTGACTAGATATGATTCCCAATTGTATACACAATCTTTcattaacaaaaaatagaaattatactacaataaaaaataataatatttataacaaaaaaattattataataaaatgacaaaagaatttttagagttgTTGCAATATGGCCATTATAAAaagtttttataacaaaaaataaaataattataatacaaaataacagtttataataataatttttagcataaaaactaaaatttattacaaaaatgaaggttgtggtaggtttagagaaggggggttgaatctatgccttcctttttagTTGCTGTTATAACCTTTTTAAATCAACACTTTCAATTATAATTCTATTTGTACTTAGTagtgaaaatttatgagacaatttatttttgtctcatgaatatcataaAACAGAatacagcagagaagagaaaagctaacactagcatatatcctggttcggttgccttgtgctatgcaacctacgtctagtctcctccacaacaatggaggaattttcattatagtttaaagtattacatacaccaatttcacattcaagtgctaacctaacttgacattggctatgctaacacctaactattcactcttagtgctaacccaattAAGAAAAGGATAcctaacaggtacaagatacaagacacttaaccaacctaaagaaatcagaaaataactataggcttttctctcaagtgtatcactcagccttttccctctcatggcttttacttgagctttctcacaataccttttctcacaagaaattacagaaagataaacatagaaaaacacattacaatcagtaaaacataaaggagattgacttcatcaacagcctttgTGCTATGCGAAAACCAGATTAGCgagcctctgatttagttcttcatactggcggaatgcacctttgattaggttacactgtccagttagttgaactttctCAAAGAACACttctcagaacaaaacctcaatactctggttatctctccttggtttctgaatgaacaccaaacttcttttatctccttgcatgttgtttggttcttcttccaaaattaacattttgagccttgagcttcaccaacccacagattcactttttctcattaaacCTTAGAGTGAAAACTTTGCTTTTGACTCCTTCATCTTGGTCGAAAGCCATAAAGTAGCAACTACAAAAGTCTTCTAGTGGTCAACTTAATCTGAACCCTTGAAAattaacttggtccccaagacatgTTTGAGACCATGGATATACAGCAGAGAGAAACAGAAACCCTTTTTTCCATATAGCTCAAAACGGAGATACAGAGGGTTGAAGACGAAGAGAAGAAAGTGTGTTGCATGTAAGAGGAAATGAATTACCTTGAACTTTCTGATCTTTTCTTGATATAGTTGATTAGACCTCATCATTCTTTGCTtaactttctttttccttcttctttcatgaCTAACTTAGGGACTAagctctctttcttactttttctaAGTTCAGTGATTTGACTGGGACAGAGATGAAAAGAACGTTGCTTTTGTGAGCAAGTTAGAGGGATTTGGTGAAATCAAATCAGGCTTGGATCGGATAACTTCTTTTTgtacgttttttatttttttcagccTTGTTTTCTTATGGGCTTCGTTTACATTATTGACCCATCAGCCTTGTTTTATTTCTCATTCCATTTGGGCTGTAATTCACATTTTGGCCtgcaatattttataaataattagtaatatataattataattaatcaacactaattatttattttacccaaaaaaatatttgtcatcactaattaatttagttaatttcttaactcaacaaaaaattataacaattttttatctaaaaaatatttttttgtaaaatataatttttttgccataaaattttgtaacaaaatataacttaattttataatattttttattcttttaattacaaaaatacaacattcatttttgtcattttgttacaaaaatacaacatttattttaattaaaatatgtcacatgacactctctgattaaaattggaataaaatattttttttctaaaattaataaacttttttCTTCCATTCTCTTATCTATTTATCCCCCCTTTCTAATTCTCTCTACTCTTCCCactctatatataacttataatttatattttatatcaattatttaataaaCCAAAATGTGTTACGAGATATATTCtttcattataataaaaataaaatttttttctccaaaattaacacacactctctctccttctttatctttcttttttaaataaatttctatttttataaagaatacatta
Coding sequences within it:
- the LOC112802705 gene encoding phosphate transporter PHO1 homolog 1 isoform X2 → MVKFSKQFEGQLIPEWKEVFVDYRQLKKDLKNIQFLNNNNSNDTKNQNSSVPNSIISSLRNYSPFGHHQNGEHVPPIQVHRRLGSSYDTELLEQFAETGVIKEFFACLDQQLNKVNKFYRTKENEFMERGTSLRKQMDILIQLKFAFQDQQEEDSVRNREDPEEETEEISTDEIQFSDSYRTDEVGEPTQVKREEKLRTLSGRVIDYQGKNLRINIPLTTPLRTFSTITYLVREDLINQSRKFSIGAGKVHINQTKLRHSEKMIKRGFIELYKGLEYLKLYRNLNMLAFMKILKKFDKVTSKQVLPIYLKVVESSYFNSSDKVIKLSDEVEELFVRNFAGDDRKKATKYLRPSHRHKESHSVTFFIGLFGGCFLALLTGYVVMAHLSGLYKPQQDSLYMETVYPVLGLFSLIFLHFFLYGCNIVAWRKTRINYSFIFELVPTKELTYRDIFLVCTMAMTIVVGTMLLHLTLLTKGYSYAQLQHIPGLLILVFLLMLLCPFNVIYRSTRYRFLCTIRNIIFSPLYKVAMQDFFVADQLCSQVPMLRNLEYVACYYISGSYKTLDYGYCTRENYYKDLAYAVSFLPYYWRAMQCARRWFDEGERSHLVNLGKYVSAMLAAGAKVAYEKDGSNNVGWLCVVVIFSSAATVYQLYWDFVRDWGLLQFNSNNPLLRNELMLRNKAIYYFSMGLNVILRLAWLQTVVHSTFQGVDSRVTTLFLAALEVIRRGIWNFFRLEHEQLNNAGKFRAVNIVPLPFHEVDEED
- the LOC112802705 gene encoding phosphate transporter PHO1 homolog 1 isoform X1, whose product is MVKFSKQFEGQLIPEWKEVFVDYRQLKKDLKNIQFLNNNNSNDTKNQNSSVPNSIISSLRNYSPFGHHQNGEHVPPIQVHRRLGSSYDTELLEQFAETGVIKEFFACLDQQLNKVNKFYRTKENEFMERGTSLRKQMDILIQLKFAFQDQQGSIDKEYHSISCTFSNEEDSVRNREDPEEETEEISTDEIQFSDSYRTDEVGEPTQVKREEKLRTLSGRVIDYQGKNLRINIPLTTPLRTFSTITYLVREDLINQSRKFSIGAGKVHINQTKLRHSEKMIKRGFIELYKGLEYLKLYRNLNMLAFMKILKKFDKVTSKQVLPIYLKVVESSYFNSSDKVIKLSDEVEELFVRNFAGDDRKKATKYLRPSHRHKESHSVTFFIGLFGGCFLALLTGYVVMAHLSGLYKPQQDSLYMETVYPVLGLFSLIFLHFFLYGCNIVAWRKTRINYSFIFELVPTKELTYRDIFLVCTMAMTIVVGTMLLHLTLLTKGYSYAQLQHIPGLLILVFLLMLLCPFNVIYRSTRYRFLCTIRNIIFSPLYKVAMQDFFVADQLCSQVPMLRNLEYVACYYISGSYKTLDYGYCTRENYYKDLAYAVSFLPYYWRAMQCARRWFDEGERSHLVNLGKYVSAMLAAGAKVAYEKDGSNNVGWLCVVVIFSSAATVYQLYWDFVRDWGLLQFNSNNPLLRNELMLRNKAIYYFSMGLNVILRLAWLQTVVHSTFQGVDSRVTTLFLAALEVIRRGIWNFFRLEHEQLNNAGKFRAVNIVPLPFHEVDEED